From Butyricimonas paravirosa, one genomic window encodes:
- a CDS encoding TlpA disulfide reductase family protein: MKWMIIIWGLLSLVGCQSKPEGFVIKGEFQGAPENEWVYLMNTGQTMYYDSVQLKKGRFEFKGKVDYPELRCITYFNDPSQRIYGWDKIMELPIYVENSTIRVSLPFAELPSKLEKKVPENLRVEGSYAHDLYAKYKERVTPFVVKNDSLFDAYRRAYYYKKGTEDDVFRCVRGMDAMRDSVFAVGVEFIRQHQESPVALYVAKNLRVRAYDREKAKEVVGFLPENVKATPMGQQAMKALLEQPLYVGDVLPDFDVLDVDLKTVKLSTLLQKGHYTLVELWASWCGPCRADIPHLKETYQCYHEKGFEMVSISIDDDMDAWLKAVKEEGMPWTQVCGANGKGYKKECMDLFGVSGVPSCVLIDKEGRVISTNARGGWLNEKLAALFKE, translated from the coding sequence ATGAAGTGGATGATTATTATATGGGGGTTACTGTCATTAGTGGGATGCCAGAGTAAGCCTGAAGGATTCGTGATAAAAGGAGAATTTCAAGGTGCACCGGAAAATGAATGGGTATATTTAATGAATACCGGGCAGACGATGTATTATGATAGTGTGCAGTTGAAAAAAGGAAGATTTGAGTTTAAAGGGAAAGTGGATTACCCGGAATTACGTTGTATTACTTATTTTAACGATCCGTCGCAACGAATTTATGGGTGGGATAAGATCATGGAGTTACCGATATATGTGGAAAATTCTACTATTCGGGTTTCTTTACCTTTTGCAGAGTTACCCTCAAAATTAGAGAAAAAAGTACCGGAAAATTTGCGTGTAGAAGGTTCTTATGCTCATGATTTATATGCGAAATATAAAGAACGGGTAACGCCTTTTGTTGTAAAAAATGATAGTTTGTTTGATGCTTATCGTCGTGCTTATTATTATAAGAAAGGGACGGAGGATGATGTGTTCCGTTGTGTGAGGGGGATGGATGCTATGCGTGATAGTGTTTTTGCCGTGGGGGTTGAATTTATCCGGCAACATCAGGAGTCTCCGGTAGCTTTATATGTGGCAAAAAATCTACGGGTAAGAGCTTACGATAGAGAGAAAGCGAAAGAAGTGGTCGGGTTCTTACCGGAAAACGTGAAAGCCACCCCGATGGGACAGCAAGCTATGAAAGCTTTATTGGAACAGCCGCTTTACGTGGGAGATGTGTTGCCTGATTTTGATGTGTTGGATGTAGATTTGAAAACGGTAAAGTTGTCAACGCTATTGCAAAAGGGACATTACACGTTGGTGGAATTATGGGCATCTTGGTGTGGACCTTGTCGGGCAGATATTCCTCATTTAAAAGAGACTTATCAGTGCTATCATGAAAAAGGTTTTGAAATGGTTAGTATCTCTATCGACGATGATATGGATGCATGGTTGAAAGCTGTAAAAGAAGAAGGTATGCCTTGGACTCAGGTTTGTGGAGCAAACGGGAAAGGTTATAAAAAAGAATGTATGGATTTGTTTGGTGTTAGCGGTGTACCTTCATGTGTTTTGATTGATAAGGAGGGGCGGGTAATTAGTACAAATGCACGCGGGGGATGGTTGAACGAGAAGTTGGCCGCTTTGTTTAAAGAATAA
- a CDS encoding TlpA family protein disulfide reductase — protein MKNVLLVVLFMIGVVGYSVGKNVRLHGSLKEFGTNVVSMDFDGAAGEISKEWSQKIMVNKDGSFDFSFDLKKPGYYSVGRNTLYLTPGDDMEVYLGTSQPQSWFKGKGADVNNYMKGRLFPKAGSFLEAGRNVKGSFEETKKYIDERAAQREKELKALPNASKEFVELEMMRIKADVANSYMAYLWYSDLLKDCKTREEGGKVANDFNKSIREYINPLLKEISAKDQYLEVAVVRDVLLSCYDMDASIFDFPKSQRLKELNDAYVTGERMDEEMTKPLYDELHAFGSKLKNADFKQAFMGRLEKRAKLMEGRPAIDFAVVDMNGKEGKLSDYKGKVLFVDFWATWCMPCLGEMPFFNELSKKYPNVQFVGVSLDDNTEVWLNKLKGDSDHGKVLELFSKDPLVRTGWDITGIPRFLLIDKDFTIIAASAPRPSQKDVITPLLEKYNK, from the coding sequence ATGAAAAATGTATTGTTAGTCGTATTGTTTATGATCGGCGTTGTCGGTTATAGTGTAGGGAAAAACGTGCGGTTGCACGGTTCTTTGAAAGAGTTTGGTACGAATGTGGTTTCGATGGATTTTGATGGAGCTGCAGGGGAAATTTCCAAAGAGTGGAGTCAGAAGATCATGGTGAATAAAGATGGTAGTTTTGATTTTTCTTTTGACTTGAAAAAGCCGGGATATTATTCGGTGGGGCGGAACACGTTGTATTTAACCCCGGGAGATGATATGGAGGTATATTTAGGGACATCACAACCACAAAGCTGGTTTAAAGGGAAAGGTGCCGACGTGAATAATTACATGAAAGGACGTTTGTTTCCGAAGGCTGGATCATTTTTAGAGGCGGGGAGAAACGTGAAAGGTAGTTTCGAAGAGACGAAAAAATATATTGACGAGCGGGCTGCCCAACGGGAGAAAGAATTGAAGGCTTTGCCGAACGCAAGCAAGGAGTTCGTGGAGTTGGAAATGATGCGTATCAAGGCAGATGTGGCGAATAGTTATATGGCATATTTATGGTATTCTGATCTTTTAAAGGATTGTAAAACAAGGGAAGAGGGAGGAAAGGTTGCGAATGATTTTAACAAATCTATCCGGGAATATATCAATCCGTTGTTAAAAGAGATTTCTGCTAAAGATCAGTATTTGGAAGTTGCCGTGGTGAGAGATGTGTTGTTGAGTTGCTATGATATGGATGCTTCTATTTTTGATTTCCCGAAGTCTCAGCGATTGAAAGAATTGAATGATGCTTACGTGACTGGGGAGCGTATGGATGAGGAAATGACTAAACCTCTCTACGATGAATTGCATGCTTTCGGTTCGAAGTTGAAAAATGCTGATTTCAAGCAGGCGTTTATGGGACGGTTGGAGAAACGGGCGAAATTGATGGAAGGACGTCCGGCTATTGATTTTGCTGTCGTGGATATGAACGGGAAAGAGGGGAAATTGAGTGATTATAAGGGAAAGGTGTTATTCGTTGATTTTTGGGCGACTTGGTGTATGCCTTGTTTGGGTGAAATGCCTTTCTTTAATGAATTAAGTAAGAAGTACCCGAATGTCCAGTTTGTTGGCGTGTCATTGGATGATAACACGGAAGTTTGGTTGAATAAATTGAAGGGTGATTCGGATCATGGGAAAGTATTGGAGTTATTTTCAAAAGATCCATTGGTGCGGACAGGTTGGGATATTACGGGAATTCCTCGTTTCTTGTTGATCGATAAAGATTTCACGATTATTGCGGCTTCCGCTCCTCGTCCTTCTCAAAAAGATGTGATTACACCGTTGTTGGAAAAGTATAATAAATAA
- a CDS encoding RNA polymerase sigma-70 factor — MARDLLENKAFEELFDLHYGNLVGFVYGYVRDEEVAKDIVHDAFLTFWTNRKHLDLSYSAKSYLFTLAQNYALNYLRHLRVVEVNEREVTALLESASEELAEYDERFARVEEKLALLPEKQREVFLKCVVEEKKYQEVADELDVSINTIKKHMTCALKFLRGELQDETVLLFVLKKK; from the coding sequence ATGGCAAGAGATCTGTTGGAAAATAAGGCTTTCGAGGAGTTATTTGATTTACATTATGGGAATCTGGTGGGATTCGTGTATGGCTACGTGAGGGATGAAGAGGTGGCCAAAGATATTGTGCATGATGCGTTTTTGACTTTTTGGACGAATCGGAAACATTTGGATTTGTCTTATTCGGCTAAATCTTACCTATTTACATTAGCACAGAATTATGCATTGAACTATTTGAGGCATTTACGGGTCGTGGAGGTGAACGAGCGTGAGGTGACGGCTTTGTTGGAATCGGCTTCAGAGGAATTGGCTGAATACGATGAACGGTTTGCCCGGGTGGAGGAAAAGTTAGCTTTGTTACCGGAGAAGCAGCGGGAAGTTTTTTTGAAATGTGTGGTGGAAGAGAAGAAGTATCAGGAGGTGGCGGATGAGTTGGACGTGAGTATTAACACGATAAAAAAGCATATGACTTGCGCCTTGAAATTTTTGAGAGGGGAATTGCAGGATGAAACTGTGTTACTTTTCGTGTTGAAAAAGAAGTGA
- a CDS encoding FecR family protein, translating to MRYNDEDIEFANLILTDRENLDDAEVNAWMEDPEHVKLLQEFATAYQVRMNKNFDRDKEKEFARLERDFYERKSRRMTLRWSVAASIILLVGLFVGRTVTEWRDLDDARVLAKTERNVPGAKAELILSTGERVVLDRKNVAIEGLNEMGIRNDSVTGLDYATAKVEGKEIMYNTMRIPVGGFYQLALSDGSKVWLNSMTELRFPVTFTGEQRKVYLTGEAYFEVTHDSVHPFIVETPDGMEVKVYGTEFNMNTYEKGVVQTVLVKGKVGVRGGVLGKEVVLAPEQMAVYREKTGEIQVENVDPYKYVAWKDGEFVFERETIEEIMERLSRWYDVKVFYSNESLKQKRFTGAISRYKDIEQVLHLIEGPATLHFEIKGNVVTVQGGQ from the coding sequence ATGAGATACAATGACGAAGATATAGAATTTGCTAATTTGATTCTGACAGACCGGGAGAATTTAGACGATGCGGAGGTGAATGCGTGGATGGAAGATCCGGAGCATGTAAAATTATTGCAGGAGTTTGCTACAGCTTATCAAGTTCGTATGAATAAGAATTTTGACCGAGATAAAGAGAAAGAATTTGCTCGGTTGGAGAGGGATTTTTACGAACGGAAGAGTCGTCGAATGACATTGCGTTGGTCGGTAGCGGCTTCTATAATTTTGTTGGTTGGTTTATTTGTGGGACGTACGGTGACCGAATGGAGGGATTTGGATGATGCTCGAGTGCTGGCAAAAACGGAAAGAAACGTGCCGGGTGCTAAAGCTGAGTTGATTTTGAGTACTGGAGAACGGGTTGTTTTGGATCGAAAGAATGTAGCAATAGAGGGTTTGAACGAGATGGGGATTCGAAATGATTCCGTGACCGGGTTGGATTATGCGACGGCGAAAGTGGAGGGGAAAGAGATCATGTATAACACCATGCGAATCCCGGTGGGAGGATTTTATCAGTTGGCTTTGTCTGACGGGAGTAAAGTGTGGTTGAATTCGATGACGGAACTTCGTTTTCCGGTGACTTTTACGGGGGAACAGCGAAAAGTTTATTTGACAGGAGAGGCTTATTTTGAGGTGACTCACGATTCGGTGCATCCATTTATTGTAGAGACTCCGGACGGAATGGAAGTAAAGGTGTACGGAACAGAATTTAATATGAACACGTACGAGAAAGGTGTTGTACAGACCGTGCTTGTAAAAGGAAAAGTCGGAGTCCGAGGTGGTGTTCTCGGTAAAGAAGTGGTGTTGGCTCCTGAGCAGATGGCTGTGTACCGGGAAAAAACAGGAGAAATTCAAGTTGAAAATGTTGATCCTTATAAGTATGTAGCCTGGAAGGATGGAGAGTTTGTTTTTGAACGGGAGACGATAGAAGAGATCATGGAACGATTGAGTAGATGGTATGATGTAAAAGTTTTCTATTCGAATGAATCTTTGAAACAAAAACGATTTACTGGGGCGATTAGTCGCTATAAGGATATAGAACAGGTTCTTCATTTAATCGAGGGACCGGCGACATTACATTTCGAGATAAAAGGTAACGTAGTTACAGTACAAGGAGGTCAATAA
- a CDS encoding SusC/RagA family TonB-linked outer membrane protein, whose product MKKNKIRFVFSGFFERKRSELFRGLQLFLLIMFLGCPLFGVAQQQKVSIDVKQVDVSVVFRQIKEQTKLNFVYDPDQLASMSEITLSMKDVTVDAVLSRLFANTPFEYRFESGAILIKRKEKQVATKGEVVTVTGSVKDAGGNPLPGVTIMLKGLSLGAATDVDGNYKLSFTKVENVVLVFSFIGMETQEVKYTGQQKIDVVMKETVESMEEVVVTGIFTRKKEGFTGSATRVSGEEIKRMTSGNVLKALQMLDPGFKMNSSNLAGSNPNAIPDFQMRGQASIGNYESSDVVVLRGDVNTRPNQPLFVLDGVIGVDATTIMDLDPEQVESITLLKDAAATVIYGSEAANGVVVVETKAPVSGKLRFTYNGNYELEWPDLSVYDLMNAEEKLRIEELAGYYDNKNDVNLRNYYNRIKQEVLSGVNTYWLAEPVRTAFSHRHGLTAEGGDKTLRYKIYLGARWAPGVMKESDLNTKTGKIDLNYRASKILINNSLSVDYSDGARTSPYGSFQDYAQINPYYRKTDENGNVKQVLDDHKVGDSYIADYKTPTLNPLWNAQFDSKNDSRSFNLREALKVEYLPFDNLRLSLDFTLSRTDATVETFKSAQHNDFYSVADPAEKGSYYWSKSEGSSYRLSLSAAYNKAFGSDHLLSAFARYSINESANNLTSISMKGFPNDKLSEVYMGTEYQTTGGSESVSRALAFMMTLNYSYKQRYAFDYSMSINASSEFGENNRYAPFWSVGVRWNAEKEKFISNLGIFDELVLRGTYGITGSQGFTPYQSLQMYTYSNLMKTYKSSDVVGTEIYGLGNPDLKWQQTRNYNASLDFTMFHNIFSARFEYYEKYTKNTLLDYTMAPSVGFATMKENLGEISNKGYEVTLRLMPYSNAAKQAYWQVIFTGSHNKSRIEEISNALKVMNEKQMEQAMAYERPGDLEGKREKYPLPRYENGYSQTTIWVVRSMGIDPATGREVYMTRDGKLTNDYNAADQIPFGDSEPKFQGSVSTTFTYRGFSLTLAGQYHWGGQTFNKTLINKVENANLRLNTDRRALYDRWQKPGDHVFFKAIDGNVSKADTKESSRFVMDDNEFYFSTVNLSYRLDGKKFDWMKRVGITSATLGLYMEDICRFSTIKMERGIDYPFSRQISMSLNVVF is encoded by the coding sequence ATGAAAAAAAACAAGATTAGGTTTGTTTTTTCTGGTTTTTTCGAACGAAAAAGATCAGAACTTTTTCGGGGACTACAATTGTTCCTGCTGATTATGTTTTTGGGTTGTCCTTTGTTTGGTGTAGCTCAACAGCAAAAGGTTTCAATTGACGTGAAACAGGTGGATGTTTCTGTGGTTTTTAGACAAATTAAAGAGCAAACGAAATTGAATTTCGTGTATGATCCAGATCAGTTGGCTTCAATGTCAGAAATTACATTGAGTATGAAGGATGTGACCGTAGATGCCGTGTTATCACGATTATTTGCCAATACACCTTTCGAGTATCGTTTTGAGAGTGGAGCGATATTAATCAAACGTAAGGAAAAACAGGTTGCTACAAAAGGAGAAGTTGTAACGGTGACTGGTTCCGTGAAAGATGCTGGGGGAAATCCTTTGCCCGGAGTGACGATTATGTTGAAGGGACTTAGTTTGGGGGCCGCAACGGATGTGGATGGAAATTATAAGTTGAGTTTTACTAAGGTTGAGAATGTCGTGCTGGTGTTTTCTTTTATCGGGATGGAGACTCAAGAGGTGAAATACACGGGGCAGCAGAAGATTGATGTGGTAATGAAGGAGACTGTGGAGTCCATGGAGGAAGTGGTGGTAACTGGTATTTTTACTCGGAAAAAAGAAGGATTTACAGGTTCTGCAACAAGAGTGTCAGGAGAGGAAATAAAGCGAATGACTTCAGGTAATGTGTTGAAAGCATTACAAATGCTTGATCCGGGTTTTAAGATGAATTCCAGTAATTTGGCCGGTTCTAATCCCAATGCGATACCGGACTTCCAGATGCGCGGGCAGGCAAGTATTGGAAATTATGAAAGTTCAGATGTGGTTGTTTTGCGTGGTGATGTAAATACACGTCCCAATCAGCCGTTATTTGTGTTGGATGGTGTGATTGGGGTAGATGCAACAACGATTATGGACTTAGATCCGGAACAAGTAGAGTCAATCACTTTGTTAAAAGATGCTGCAGCCACGGTGATTTATGGTTCGGAGGCGGCTAATGGCGTGGTTGTGGTTGAAACAAAAGCTCCCGTGTCAGGGAAGTTACGTTTTACTTATAACGGGAATTACGAGTTGGAATGGCCAGACTTGAGTGTGTATGATCTGATGAATGCAGAGGAAAAATTACGAATAGAGGAGTTGGCCGGTTATTATGACAATAAAAATGATGTGAATTTGCGTAATTATTATAACCGTATAAAACAAGAGGTTTTGAGTGGGGTGAATACATATTGGTTGGCTGAACCTGTTCGTACGGCATTTTCTCATCGTCATGGTCTGACGGCAGAAGGTGGAGATAAAACATTACGTTATAAAATTTATTTAGGAGCCCGTTGGGCTCCGGGTGTAATGAAAGAGTCTGATTTGAACACAAAGACTGGAAAAATTGATTTGAATTACCGGGCTAGTAAGATATTAATAAATAATTCATTGTCTGTAGATTATTCTGATGGAGCCCGGACTTCTCCTTATGGAAGTTTTCAAGATTATGCACAAATAAATCCTTATTATCGTAAAACAGATGAGAATGGGAATGTCAAGCAAGTATTGGATGATCATAAAGTGGGGGATTCATATATCGCAGATTATAAGACTCCAACGTTGAATCCATTATGGAATGCTCAATTTGATTCAAAAAATGATAGTCGTAGTTTTAATCTACGAGAGGCTTTGAAGGTTGAATATTTACCATTTGATAATTTGCGGTTAAGCTTGGATTTTACATTATCTCGTACTGATGCCACAGTGGAAACTTTTAAATCAGCCCAGCATAATGATTTTTATTCCGTGGCAGATCCGGCAGAAAAGGGTTCTTATTATTGGTCCAAGTCTGAGGGGTCTAGTTATCGATTGAGTTTGTCTGCCGCTTATAATAAAGCATTCGGATCGGATCATTTGCTGTCTGCTTTTGCTCGTTATAGTATTAATGAGAGTGCGAATAATTTGACTTCTATTTCCATGAAAGGTTTCCCGAATGATAAATTGAGTGAAGTGTACATGGGAACGGAATATCAGACAACAGGTGGTAGTGAGAGTGTTTCCCGTGCTTTAGCTTTTATGATGACATTGAATTATTCTTACAAACAACGTTATGCTTTTGACTATAGTATGAGTATAAACGCTTCTTCTGAGTTCGGCGAGAACAATCGTTATGCGCCGTTCTGGTCTGTAGGAGTACGTTGGAATGCTGAAAAAGAAAAATTTATATCGAATTTGGGTATTTTTGATGAGCTGGTCTTGCGTGGGACTTATGGGATTACGGGATCTCAAGGTTTTACTCCCTATCAATCTTTGCAGATGTATACTTATTCCAATTTGATGAAGACTTATAAAAGTTCGGATGTTGTCGGGACAGAAATATATGGATTGGGAAATCCTGATTTGAAATGGCAACAAACACGGAATTATAATGCATCGTTGGACTTCACAATGTTTCATAATATATTTAGTGCTAGGTTTGAGTATTACGAGAAATACACGAAAAACACGTTGTTGGATTATACAATGGCACCATCTGTTGGTTTTGCTACGATGAAAGAGAATTTAGGTGAGATTTCTAATAAAGGGTATGAGGTGACACTACGTTTGATGCCATACAGTAATGCGGCGAAACAGGCTTATTGGCAAGTTATTTTTACTGGCTCGCATAATAAATCACGGATAGAGGAGATTTCTAATGCCTTGAAAGTGATGAATGAGAAACAGATGGAACAAGCCATGGCATATGAAAGGCCCGGAGATTTAGAGGGGAAACGGGAGAAATATCCATTACCTCGTTACGAAAATGGTTATTCGCAAACAACCATCTGGGTGGTACGTTCAATGGGTATTGATCCGGCAACAGGACGGGAAGTCTATATGACACGTGATGGTAAATTAACGAATGACTATAATGCAGCGGATCAGATTCCTTTTGGAGATTCTGAACCGAAATTTCAAGGTTCTGTCTCAACAACCTTCACTTATAGAGGTTTTAGTTTAACTCTTGCCGGGCAATATCATTGGGGAGGACAGACCTTTAATAAGACGTTGATTAACAAAGTGGAGAATGCTAATCTTCGGTTGAACACGGATAGACGGGCGTTGTATGATCGTTGGCAAAAACCGGGAGATCACGTGTTTTTTAAGGCGATAGATGGAAATGTTTCTAAAGCGGATACGAAAGAAAGCTCTCGTTTCGTGATGGATGATAATGAATTCTATTTTTCTACGGTGAATTTATCGTATCGCTTGGATGGTAAAAAATTTGATTGGATGAAACGTGTGGGGATTACTTCTGCTACACTTGGATTATATATGGAGGATATTTGTCGTTTTTCCACGATAAAGATGGAACGTGGTATAGACTACCCCTTCTCTCGTCAGATATCCATGTCGTTGAATGTTGTCTTTTAA
- a CDS encoding RagB/SusD family nutrient uptake outer membrane protein: MKKYIVGICFSMLFFTSCSDWLNVEPKTTVKEEEVFSRELGFKEALTGAYIKMASTGLYARNLSYGFLDVLGGRYNQGTNQKDYYTFAPDPSSLVESYCESIWSNMYNIIANLNNLLYYCDKNKSVFTTPDYYEIIKGEALGLRAFLHFDLLRMYGPIYKENPGAKRIAYRTEFTKDAQSMQSSNVVVDSIIADLKKAEVLLTNTDPLRFDFPITTSEESNMEGDRFLVYRHKRMNLYAVKAMLARVYLYAGNQELAAKYANEVIDSDLFELLSNANDVLRSKEIIFSVYIDKFDQQVENMMTTTSYIVDNSVFNEIFDVANDGLNDFRVREGVSFENTPSGKRMLKYKQENVWPSLQNTVVLIRLSEMYYILAECAETPEEASNFLNSVREVRGIDPVSCTSQTVQSEIEKEYRKEFYGEGQVFFYYKRLGRPTFVNCPLQNLIESNYMFSWPENEILFGYTN, from the coding sequence ATGAAAAAATATATTGTAGGCATTTGTTTCAGTATGCTGTTCTTTACTTCTTGCTCGGATTGGTTGAACGTGGAGCCAAAGACCACCGTGAAGGAAGAAGAAGTGTTTAGTCGAGAATTAGGTTTTAAAGAAGCCTTAACCGGAGCCTATATAAAAATGGCCTCTACGGGGTTGTACGCAAGGAATTTGAGTTATGGTTTTCTGGATGTGTTGGGAGGACGTTATAATCAGGGAACAAATCAGAAAGATTATTATACTTTTGCCCCGGATCCCTCTTCTTTGGTAGAGTCTTATTGTGAGAGTATCTGGTCAAATATGTATAATATTATCGCTAACCTGAATAATCTGTTGTATTATTGCGATAAAAATAAATCTGTGTTTACGACACCGGATTACTACGAGATCATAAAAGGAGAGGCTTTAGGCTTACGAGCTTTTTTGCATTTTGATTTGTTACGAATGTATGGGCCTATTTATAAGGAAAATCCGGGAGCGAAACGAATTGCTTACCGTACAGAGTTTACTAAAGACGCTCAATCAATGCAATCTTCAAATGTTGTAGTGGATAGTATTATTGCCGATTTGAAAAAAGCGGAAGTTTTATTGACAAATACAGATCCCTTGAGGTTTGATTTCCCAATCACGACATCGGAAGAGAGTAATATGGAAGGCGATCGTTTCCTCGTGTATCGTCATAAACGAATGAATTTGTATGCTGTAAAAGCTATGTTGGCGCGAGTGTACTTGTATGCCGGAAATCAAGAACTGGCAGCTAAATATGCTAATGAGGTAATTGATAGCGATTTGTTTGAATTGTTGAGCAATGCAAATGATGTGTTGCGTTCGAAAGAGATCATTTTCTCCGTGTATATTGACAAATTTGATCAACAGGTTGAAAATATGATGACAACTACTTCTTATATTGTTGATAATAGCGTTTTTAATGAAATTTTTGATGTTGCGAATGATGGACTAAATGATTTTCGAGTTCGTGAGGGGGTTAGTTTTGAGAACACGCCTTCTGGGAAGAGAATGTTGAAATATAAGCAAGAGAATGTATGGCCGTCGTTACAGAATACGGTAGTATTAATTCGTTTGTCTGAGATGTACTATATTTTAGCCGAATGTGCGGAAACTCCGGAGGAGGCTTCTAACTTTTTAAATAGTGTAAGAGAGGTTCGGGGAATAGACCCGGTGAGTTGTACGTCTCAAACCGTACAATCTGAGATTGAAAAAGAGTATCGGAAAGAATTTTATGGTGAAGGTCAAGTGTTCTTTTATTACAAACGTTTAGGACGGCCGACTTTTGTGAATTGTCCGTTACAGAATCTGATTGAAAGTAACTATATGTTCTCTTGGCCGGAGAATGAGATTTTGTTTGGTTATACAAATTAA